A stretch of DNA from Brevibacterium sp. CBA3109:
AGTAAAGACATCGATGCATCTACTTGCGCTCGTAGTGTCCGAAACAACTTCCACTACCTAGCACTGGTACAAGGTATGGTGTCACCGATACTGGCTCCAAGCCGTCAGCGGAGTGTGTCATGACCCTAGGGTTTTGAGAGCAAAGTGGCCCTTCGCGAGTTTCCGCAATTTGCCACTACGTGTCAGAGGCCACTGCTACAGTCGGCTCCAAAGCGAATCTACGCAGGAGCCCGTTATGTACCCTGAAGTCGAGACGTCGGTGTTCGATATCTTGAATGAGCCTTGGAATATTACAAATGGGACTGTCGTGCCCGAAACTAGTGACATCGTTATGAAGAACGGTGGACGTGTAGTTGACGCAACATATTTGTATGCGGACCTGGCGGGCTCAAGTAGATTGGCCCATATCAAGCAGAACGAGGTTGCTGCGAAGATAATCCGGGCTTATATAAACACGGCAGTCCGCATACTTCGGCACAAGGGCGGCGAGATTCGCAGTTTTGACGGCGACAGGGTTATGGCCATCTTCATTGGGAAGAGCAAGAACAACGATGCAGTTCGGGCCGCGTTGGCTATCAATTGGGCAGTAGAATGTGTGATCGCCCCAGCAATAGAGAGGAGATGGAGCGACATCGCCAAGAGCTACACGATTGGCCACGGCATCGGCATCGACACTGGCGAAGCGCTTATCGTTCGGGGCGGAGCTCGGGAAAACAACGACCTTATTTCCATTGGTGATGCCCCTAATGATGCCGCGCATCTCAGTGACTATCGGTTGTGGCCAATCAACATCACCGAAGCTGTCTACGACGCTCTGATGGATCCGCAGAAGCTTCTACCCGATGGTGGCAACTTTTGGCGCAGCTCAGACGGCAGGCAAGCGTTGGGTGGCTATGCTCCGCTTTATCACACGAACGCATGGTGGAAGATCTGAATGCCAGACCCCATTGATACGGCTTGGAAGCTTCACTCTGCTCAAATGGAGTGGACTGGCAAAGTAGACGCAAAGGCTGGTTTCATTCTCACTCTTGACGCTGCCGCAATAACAACTTCTATAGCTTTATCTTCTGAGGGGATGGTGTTTCACGGAGTTAGCACTGGCCCGTTTCAGCTTCTCTATGACCTATCAATTCTCCTATTTGTCACGGCAGCGGTCCTGGCCGCTTGGGCAGTAGCGCCTGCTCTTCGTCTCGGCAACCTTAAAGAGGAAGCGAAGAGCAATTTCATCTATTTTGGCCATGCTCGATTTTGGGACCCCGATAATCTTGCAACAGCACTCGACGAGCATGATCCACTCTCAAGCGTGACGCGCCAGGTTGTCCGCATGTCTACGATCGCCTGGCGAAAGCACTGCCGCGTGGCATGGTCTACCTGGCTGACCGTAGCGGGAGTTATCGTAATCGCGCTGACCGGGTTCGTGTTGAGCTAAAGTTGCGGGTATTTGTGGGACCCCTGATGGGACGTAGTCTGCAGTTATATAAATCTCGTTGGCGATGTGACGAGACTTGGTGGGTTGGCGTCTCTTATCCTGACTGTCTCAAAACCTATGCGTTACAAGACACTAGGTGCGAGCATAAACCGGATGCACGAAAAACTGCAGGGCCGCCACGAAGCGTTGTCAGTAGACCGCCACGCACCGGTGAAGCTCACACTCAGGCGGAGCCGGTGACGTCCGGGCCCAGCGTCTCCCGCTGGTCGAGAGGGACCTCGAGGAGATCGTGGACTCCGCCCACGATCTCATTGGGACGGAAGGGGAAACGGCGCACATCCTCGGCGGTGGAGATCCCCGAGAGGACGAGCACCGTGTGCATACCCGCTTCCATGCCCGCGATGATGTCGGTGTCCATCCGGTCGCCGATCATCGCGGTGGACATCGAGTGGGCGCCGATTTTGTTCAGTGCGGAGCGGAACATCATCGGATTCGGTTTGCCCACGACATAGGGGTCACGGTTGGTGGCCTTGGTGATCAGCGCGGCAATGGCCCCAGTTGCCGGGAGAACGCCTTCGGGGCTGGGTCCGGTGGCATCAGGGTTGGTCACGATGAAGCGTGAACCGCCGTCGATGAGTCGGATCGCTTTTGTGATGGCCTCGAAGGAGTAGGAATGGGTCTCGCCGACGACGACGAAGTCCGGGTCCTTCTCGGTCATGACGAATCCGGCCTCATGGATGGCCGTGGTCAGTCCCGCCTCGCCGACGACATAGGCGGTGCCGTGCTCGACCTGATTGGACAGGAAATCGGCGGTGGCCATGGCAGAGGTCCAGATGTGGGTCTCGGGAACCTCGAGACCATTCGAGCGCAGCCGTGCCGAGAGGTCCCGAGCAGTGTAGATCGAATTGTTCGTCAGCACGAGGTAGGGAATGTCTGCCTGTCGCCACTGTGCCAGGAGCTCGGCCGCGCCCGGTAAGGGATTGTTCTCCTTGACCAGGACGCCGTCCATGTCGGTCAACCAGCATTCGATCGAATCGCGATCCATGTCTCTCCTGAAGATAGTCGTTGAGCCGATGCCACCAGCCTAGTCGGGTTTCGCAGCTTGCGGTTTCACTCGAACGAAACCGCCCTTGCCTCGAGGGATGGTCTCGGTAGTGTTCAGGTCCGTACCTGGACCCGGGGTGCCTGTCGTTGGGCTCCAGGCGATAAACTCACAACACGACAAGTGGTCAGTGACACAGAGGAGTGACGCATGAGTGAGCAGAAGGTCATCGAACAACGAGGCCTGTGGTTGGACGAGATGGAAGTCGGGGCGATCTACAAGCACGCACCAGGACGGACCATCACCGAGGCGGACAACACCTGGTTCACCGCCGTGACCATGAATACGCAGGCCCTGCACCTCGACGCGGCCTTCGCAGCAACCGAGCCCTTCGGCCAGCGACTCGTCAACTCGATGTTCACCCTCTCCACCCTCATCGGACTCTCGGTCACACAGCTGACTCAGGGCACGATCGTGGGCAACCTCGGCTTCTCCGAGGTCGCCTTCCCCGCCCCGCTCTTCCACGGCGACACCCTGTACGCCGAGACGACGATCCTGGACAAACGAAACTCGAAGTCACGCCCCGGACAGGGCATCGTGACGCTTGAACACCGCGGCTACAACCAAGACGGAACTCTCGTCGCCAAAGCCGTGCGCCAGACCATGATGTTCGACTCCAGCCACGCCAGTCAGGCCGCCCGGCCAGCCGAGACCGCGCAGCCCGACTCCGGAAAGTGAGCACCACAATGGCATTGGAATTCAAACCCGCCTGGCTCTTCGTCCCGGGCGACCGTCCGGACCGCTATGCGAAGGCCGCACAGCGTTCCGACATCGTCATCCTCGACCTCGAGGACGCGGTCAACGACGCCGACAAAGCCACCGCACGCGAAGCGATCATCGACTATCCGCTCGACCCCACCCGCACGGTGGTCCGCATCAATGCCCGGGATTCAGAGCACCTCGGCGAAGATCTCGCGATGCTCGCCAAGACCGAGTACACGGCCGTCATGCTGCCGAAGGCCGAGCACGCCTCTGACCTCACGGTCCTTCGCGACTACCAGGTCATCGCACTGATCGAGACGGCCCTGGGCGCAGTCAACGTCGCCGAGATCGCCGCAGCACCCAACGCCTACGCACTGATGTGGGGTTCCGAAGACCTCATCGCCGACCTCGGCGGGGGATCGTCGCGGACCGCCGACGGAAGCTACCGCGACGTGGCCAAACACGTGCGCAGCTCGACCCTGTTGGCCGCCCGCGCACACGGCAAGTTCGCCCTCGACTCGATCTGGGCGAACATCCCCGACCTCGACGGACTGGGAGAGGAAGCCGAGGACGCCGTCCAGTCCGGCTTCAGCGGCAAGGTCTCCATCCACCCCAACCATGTTCCCGTCGTCCGCGACGCGTTCCGACCCAGCGAAGAGCAGCTGACCTGGGCGAAGGCCGTACTCGATCTCGCGCAGAGTGAGAAGGGCGCCTTCGCCTACGACGGCAAGATGATCGACGCGCCCCTGCTCAAGCACGCCGAACTCATCGTCGCGCGAGACGTCTGAGCGCAGTGGAGGAAGTGAGAACATGAACGACGCCGATGCGCTCATCGCCGCCCAGATCCGGTCCGTCCTCGCCGCGGCAGAGACTGGTGGGGGAGTGGCCCCGATCGTCGAGGCCGGCGACCCGATCCTGCGCTCGGTGACTCGCCCCTTCGACGGGCAGGTCGATGACGCGGAACTGGCCCAACTCGCCGAGGTGATGCGGGCAACCATGCTCGCCGCGCCAGGGGTGGGACTCGCCGGACCGCAGGTGGGCATCGGTCTGTCGATGTTCGTGGCCGAAGACCCCGGCAGCCTCGACCCCGAGACTGCCGAGGTGCGGCAACGGAGACCGATGCCCCTGCGCGTCGTCCTCAACGCCGGCTACACTCCCGCCACCTCCGAGGACGTCGCCTTCTTCGAAGGCTGCCTGTCGATCCCCGGCTATCAGGCGGTCGTGGCCCGTCCCCGCGAAATCGAGTTGCAAGGCCAGAGCCTCGACGGCACGGCCATCGCCGAGGTGGTCTCCGGGTGGTCGGCACGCATCGTCGCGCATGAGACCGATCACCTCGAAGGCATCATGTTCCTCGATAAAGCGGAGATGCGGTCCCTGGCAACGAACACCTCGGTCGCGCGGTTCTGGAGCCAACCCTCAACGCAGAAGGCTGCCGCCGAGCTCGGGTTCACCCTGCCCAGCGGCATGCTCATGTGAACTTGATCGGGAATAACTCGGCCACATCATGGTTGTACGGAATATGAGTGAACTTCGTACCCTGACCCTGGGCGCTGGATGCTTCTGGTGCCTCGACGCCGTCTACCAGCGGACCACTGGAGTCACCTCGGTGATCTCCGGATACACCGGCGGCCGTACCCCGAATCCGCACTACCGCGAAGTCTGCTCCGGCACCTCAGGTCACGCCGAGGCACTGCAGGTGACATTCGATCCGGAAATCGTCCCCGAAAGCGTCATCCTGGGCCTCTTCTTCACCGGACACGATCCCACGAGTCTCAATGCGCAGGGCTACGACGTCGGCACCCAATACCGGTCGGCCATGTTCTACGCCGACGATGACGAGAAGGCCCGGTTCGGTGCCGCCATCATCGAGGCGCAGGAGATCTTCGACCGCCCGATCGTCACGACCCTCGAACCCTTGGGTGTCTTCCATACCGCCGAGGCGGTCCACCAGGACTTCTACACCGAGAACCGCAACAACGGATACTGCCGTGTCATCATTGATCCGAAGCTGTCCCACGCACGGGAGGCGTTTGCGGATTGGGTGAGCTGAATGTCGAAACACAAGGACTCGTCTGAACATCGAGGCTCGAAGAAGCACAGCGGCGCGAAGAAGCCTAAGAAGGACGACGGTGCCTGCGAGGTGACGAAGGGTCGCGTGCGCTCCCACTTCCTCGACGGCGAGACCGGCCCCTGGGCGAAGAAGCTGGCCGCAGGTCCGACAACTGACGAGGCATCAGACCCCGATGAACAGACTCTGCGCCCCGCGCACCGACAGGGCCCGGACTATTCTGTGCCGAGCTCCATCGACATCGTGGCCGACCCCGTGCTGCACGCGATCTCCACCCGACGATCGATCTCCAAACTCGACCCGGAGACGCCCAACGACTCTGACCTGCGTGAACTCATCCACGCGGTCTCCTCGGTCGCCGATCACAAGGGGCTCAAGCCCTGGCGGTTCATCATCATCCGTGGTGACGACCGGATCCGCCTCGGCAAAGCACTCGACGACGCAGGAGAAGTGCACCGGAAGGCCGGTGAGATCAACGCGAAGCCGCTGCGGGCAGAACTTCTCCTGGCACTCGTGGCCTCACCTCAGGACAACCCCAAAGTCCCCGAATGGGAACAGCACGCCACCGCGGCCGG
This window harbors:
- a CDS encoding adenylate/guanylate cyclase domain-containing protein, which codes for MYPEVETSVFDILNEPWNITNGTVVPETSDIVMKNGGRVVDATYLYADLAGSSRLAHIKQNEVAAKIIRAYINTAVRILRHKGGEIRSFDGDRVMAIFIGKSKNNDAVRAALAINWAVECVIAPAIERRWSDIAKSYTIGHGIGIDTGEALIVRGGARENNDLISIGDAPNDAAHLSDYRLWPINITEAVYDALMDPQKLLPDGGNFWRSSDGRQALGGYAPLYHTNAWWKI
- a CDS encoding Pycsar system effector family protein, producing the protein MPDPIDTAWKLHSAQMEWTGKVDAKAGFILTLDAAAITTSIALSSEGMVFHGVSTGPFQLLYDLSILLFVTAAVLAAWAVAPALRLGNLKEEAKSNFIYFGHARFWDPDNLATALDEHDPLSSVTRQVVRMSTIAWRKHCRVAWSTWLTVAGVIVIALTGFVLS
- a CDS encoding HAD-IIA family hydrolase, producing MDRDSIECWLTDMDGVLVKENNPLPGAAELLAQWRQADIPYLVLTNNSIYTARDLSARLRSNGLEVPETHIWTSAMATADFLSNQVEHGTAYVVGEAGLTTAIHEAGFVMTEKDPDFVVVGETHSYSFEAITKAIRLIDGGSRFIVTNPDATGPSPEGVLPATGAIAALITKATNRDPYVVGKPNPMMFRSALNKIGAHSMSTAMIGDRMDTDIIAGMEAGMHTVLVLSGISTAEDVRRFPFRPNEIVGGVHDLLEVPLDQRETLGPDVTGSA
- a CDS encoding MaoC family dehydratase translates to MSEQKVIEQRGLWLDEMEVGAIYKHAPGRTITEADNTWFTAVTMNTQALHLDAAFAATEPFGQRLVNSMFTLSTLIGLSVTQLTQGTIVGNLGFSEVAFPAPLFHGDTLYAETTILDKRNSKSRPGQGIVTLEHRGYNQDGTLVAKAVRQTMMFDSSHASQAARPAETAQPDSGK
- a CDS encoding CoA ester lyase codes for the protein MALEFKPAWLFVPGDRPDRYAKAAQRSDIVILDLEDAVNDADKATAREAIIDYPLDPTRTVVRINARDSEHLGEDLAMLAKTEYTAVMLPKAEHASDLTVLRDYQVIALIETALGAVNVAEIAAAPNAYALMWGSEDLIADLGGGSSRTADGSYRDVAKHVRSSTLLAARAHGKFALDSIWANIPDLDGLGEEAEDAVQSGFSGKVSIHPNHVPVVRDAFRPSEEQLTWAKAVLDLAQSEKGAFAYDGKMIDAPLLKHAELIVARDV
- a CDS encoding peptide deformylase, whose amino-acid sequence is MNDADALIAAQIRSVLAAAETGGGVAPIVEAGDPILRSVTRPFDGQVDDAELAQLAEVMRATMLAAPGVGLAGPQVGIGLSMFVAEDPGSLDPETAEVRQRRPMPLRVVLNAGYTPATSEDVAFFEGCLSIPGYQAVVARPREIELQGQSLDGTAIAEVVSGWSARIVAHETDHLEGIMFLDKAEMRSLATNTSVARFWSQPSTQKAAAELGFTLPSGMLM
- the msrA gene encoding peptide-methionine (S)-S-oxide reductase MsrA yields the protein MSELRTLTLGAGCFWCLDAVYQRTTGVTSVISGYTGGRTPNPHYREVCSGTSGHAEALQVTFDPEIVPESVILGLFFTGHDPTSLNAQGYDVGTQYRSAMFYADDDEKARFGAAIIEAQEIFDRPIVTTLEPLGVFHTAEAVHQDFYTENRNNGYCRVIIDPKLSHAREAFADWVS
- a CDS encoding nitroreductase family protein, producing the protein MSKHKDSSEHRGSKKHSGAKKPKKDDGACEVTKGRVRSHFLDGETGPWAKKLAAGPTTDEASDPDEQTLRPAHRQGPDYSVPSSIDIVADPVLHAISTRRSISKLDPETPNDSDLRELIHAVSSVADHKGLKPWRFIIIRGDDRIRLGKALDDAGEVHRKAGEINAKPLRAELLLALVASPQDNPKVPEWEQHATAAGAGHLLELALWQAGWGVMWRSGNLTNAPAVRRLHRLKDKELLMGWLYIGAVPERYRQRLAHSTRPLPDPDQFLDTL